In one Vidua chalybeata isolate OUT-0048 chromosome 4, bVidCha1 merged haplotype, whole genome shotgun sequence genomic region, the following are encoded:
- the SPP1 gene encoding osteopontin — MKVAVLCLCLISITAAWPVVPSKQHAISASSEEKYDSRGHHLHRYHNDHVNSQSQESQQHPQSDLASSQQTLYSSEESMDVPEQLHFPDVSSKSHEDVDDDDDDDNDSNDTDESEEVVTSFPTDIPVTEPFPTFPFTRGDNAGRGDSVAYRMRAKAALLKSIKLHKAAKKLIYDATEEDESDVDADSQRSVSRENSASPKSLRKHASSVVWSDQSHGRDSGEQDSDPRDRSLENDSRPKSDSQEAQGDSSKSGVRRDSLSSVESRERGDSQPSVESREGVDRVSAELSDDISSQTLESAEDSQDRHSIESNEVTL, encoded by the exons ATGAAGGTGGCAGTTCTGTGTTTATGTCTTATCAGCATCACAGCTGCATGGCCC GTGGTTCCATCCAAGCAGCATGCCATTTCTGCcagctcagaagaaaaatat GACTCCAGGGGCCATCACTTGCACAGATACCACAACGACCACGTGAATTCTCAGTCTCAGGAGAGtcagcagcacccacagagTGACCTGGCATCATCTCAGCAG ACCCTCTACTCTTCAGAAGAAAGCATGGATGTCCCAGAACAACTG CACTTTCCTGATGTGTCAAGCAAGAGCCATGAAGAtgtggatgatgatgatgatgatgacaatgaTTCCAATGACACGGATGAATCTGAAGAAGTTGTCACGAGTTTTCCCACAGACATTCCAGTGACTGAACCATTCCCCACTTTCCCTTTCACCCGGGGAGACAATGCTGGCAGAGGTGACAGTGTGGCCTACAGGATGAGGGCAAAAGCTGCACTGCTGAAGTCTATCAAACTCCACAAAGCCGCCAAAAAG CTCATCTATGATGCCACTGAAGAAGATGAGAGCGACGTGGATGCAGACAGCCAGCGCTCTGTCTCCCGGGAGAATTCTGCTTCCCCTAAGTCCCTGAGGAAACACGCCAGCAGCGTGGTATGGTCTGACCAGAGCCACGGGCGGGACAGCGGCGAGCAGGACAGCGACCCGCGCGACCGGAGCTTGGAAAACGACAGCCGGCCCAAATCCGACAGCCAAGAGGCACAAGGCGACAGTAGCAAGTCTGGTGTCAGAAGGGACAGCCTCTCGAGTGTggaaagcagggagagaggggacagccagCCGAGTGTGGAAAGCAGGGAGGGCGTGGACCGCGTGTCAGCTGAGCTCTCTGACGATATCAGCAGCCAAACGCTGGAAAGTGCCGAGGATTCTCAAGATCGTCACAGCATCGAAAGTAACGAAGTCACCCTTTAA